A region of the Haemophilus parainfluenzae genome:
GCGGCTAAGCGGATTTCTTGGAAAAGCGGAACTTCTACCTCGTCATCGTTTAATGGCGTATTACGATCCCACAAATCAAATGAACCTGTTTCGGCTACGTTTGATTCTATTTGAGTTTGTGCCATTTCTCCTGTGCCATTCAAGAGCCATTCCGGCGAAATTTTTAAAGCCTTGGCTATTTGCAACCCATTTCTAGGGCTTTTTGTAACTCCGTTCAAAATATTACTGATCGTTACTTGTGATGTCCCAGCTAATGCGGCTAATTCAACTTGGTTTTTACCCATTTTGTCCATTGCAAACTGCAATCTTTCAGCAAGTGTATTCATAAAACTCTCCTTAATCTCCCAATCCTATAAATAAACTTATATAAAATCAAATAAGAAATCCTTTACAATGTATAATGTATCTTATATTATGTATAAGAATTTTAATTAAAGGTGGACTATGAAGAACGAGGCAATCGAAAAAGCAATTTCAATTTGCGGTTCTCAGGTAAAGCTAAGTCAAGAATGCGGAGTTTCTCAGGTTTCCGTCAGCTTTTGGCTTAATGGTGGCGGTATTAACGCTAAGTATATCCCGCGAATCGTTAAGGCTACAAAAGGCAAGGTTACTGAAAAGCAGATTTTACATTCCTTAGCAAATTTAACTGACAACTAATTTACTCATATTGGCGCAAAAGAAAACCATAAAAAAGGACGGGAAATTATGACAATGAAAAAAACCATTATAGAGATGATCGAGAAAGTGCCAGGTGGCAAAAGTGCGGTGGCGGGATTTCTCGGATTTTCAGAGGCGGAATTAAACAATCGCCTATATCAAACAAAAGGCCAACGATTCAAAAACGAAGAACTGATCGCACTTCAGCTTGAGTATGGATGCACTGATTTTATCGATGAATTATGCCGTTTAGCAGGTGGTCGTTTTGTACCAGATGTAGCAGAGGATGAATTAGACAAGGTTGAGCTTGCCAATTTACAACTGCACGAGCTTTCCGCTCGAGGCTTGTTATTTGCTGTATTAGAAACAGCGTTAGAAGACGGTGAAATCACTTCGAAAGAAGAAGACAAAATCCTTCAAGCATTGAGTAAACATTTGGCTGCAACACAACATTCGATTGAATGTGCGATTGTGTTACACAAGAAATAAAAAAGCCACGGCGGACACCGAGGCAATTTCAGTATAGGAATTATTTCTATGGAAAATATTAATCCAAACGAAAAAACAAGTCAAACACAATCAGCACAGATTTTAAAAGCACTCAAAAACGGCGAGAGATTAACGCATTTAGACGCAGAAAAGCGCTTTAACTGCTTACGTCTTGGCGCTCGTATCTACGACCTTAAAAAACGTGGTCACAACATCATCAGCAAAATGATTACCGTGCCAAGCGGAAAACGTGTTGCTCAGTATTGGTTGGAGGCGGCATGAATAACGCTTTCATATTCCCAAATTTCGTTGTGGATGAACACTTGCGCGCTTTGAGCGAAGAGGAATTAAAAGCGCTTGTAGTTTGTTACAGATTTAACACCCATCCAACAAATGAAAATTTATCAAATTTTGGATTAAGTTCAGATGTCTTGGATGACGCTTTAGAAAAGGTTGGAATTATAACGGAAGCTAAAGCAAAGTCATTAATCAAAGAAATGGCGAACGAATATGCCGACGCCATAGAAACCCTTTGGAATTGGGGTGACGGGAAAGGCGGCGGCTTGTTGGACATGATCGCTGAAGAATTAGGGTTGGTTACAGATCGAGTAAATTCACAGAAAAAAGAGGTTGGATATAAGAAAAAGACTATTTCTCATAGCTTAAGAAAGCGCGTATTCGAACGGGATAAATACCGTTGCGTATCTTGCGGAACTCACCTTGACTTAACTTGTGATCACATTTACCCGGAATCAAAAGGCGGAGAAACAACGCTGGAAAATCTTCAAACAATGTGCCGTTCCTGCAATTCAAGAAAGGGAACTAAGGTGGTAGAAAATGCGCTTTAGCACTTACATAAACAATCAAAAAAGCCTTGAATGGGGCTTAAATGCTAATCAAGCAGCTTTGTTTGATTTGCTTAATCAAGCTTCGTCTTGGGCGGAAGAAGTTGTTGTAGATGGTGTAGTTTATTACTGGGTATCTCGTAACAAAGTCATTGAAGAACTACCGTTATTTTATAAGACCGGAGACACTGTTTACCGTCATTTTTCGGAGCTTAACGAGAAAGGATTAATTGTTTACTTAAAACAGGGTAAGCATGGTGATAAAGATCTAATTAGACTGACTGAAAAAGGGAAATCTTGGAATGAGTTTAAGCCTGAACAAATCCGAGACAACTCGGAAATAAATCCGAATAAACAACCCGAACTCGGAAATAAATCCGAGATAACTCGGAAACAGATCCGAGATAACTCGGAAATAAATCCGACAAATAATAATACTAATTATAAAAATACTACTGATCATAATAATAAAAAAACTACGCAAAAAAAATCGCTTGCCTTGCTTGCTGAATTTGGAATCGTCGGTCAGCTTGCCGAAGATTTTATTGCGCACCGCAAAGCCAAAAAGGGCGTAATTAATCAAACACAGCTAAACCGTCTGCAAAAACAAGCGGACAAAGCGGGAATTTCGATTTGTGAAGCGGTGGAGATTTGCATCGAACGCAACTGGCAGGGATTTAACGCATCGTGGGATTGGCGTGATGAGAAACTGCGAACATCCCAAGCGCAAAAAATGAGTTTTGAAGAAAAAAACGCGTTGCCATGGAATCGTCCTGAAGACTGGGAGAATGTACTGTGAACCAATTAACTAATCAATCATTGCATCAAGGCGTATCACCACAAGCGGAGAAATTTATTGATACGTTGTTCGACCAGCTTTGCGCAAGTTGTCCTCAATTGCTTAATCTTACCCCAGAGCGATTGCAGGTAGTAAAACGCCAGTGGATTTTAGGCTTTGCTGAAAATGGAATTACAAAAATAACACAAGTCAAACGAGGTATGGCGGAAATGCGTGCTAAGCCAAATGGTTATTTACCAAGTGTAGGCGAATTTATTCAAGCATGCAAAGTTCAAGACTATCACGCACTGGGTTTACCGAACGAAGCAGAATTATACCAACGTTATAAAACTTTCTTAGGCTATGCCCGATTCAATCGGGATGAATTTCAATATCGTTCAAAAGTGGAATTTTGGTTGCTTAAAAATCTGTACGAAAAGTGCAAGAAAAAATCGGAAGAGGACACGTTGAAAACTATTCCAAAATTACTCACAGAAGCTGCAGAAAAAGTGCGGTCGAATTTTCCTTTTGAGGAAATTCCGAAGATGATTCCAGTAAAACCAAGTTTTTACGATAAAGCGAAGGCTGATAAGGCGCGCGATAGCTTGATGGCAATGATGAAAGGGGCATTGCAATGACAGAACAACAATTTGATAAAGATACATGGCAAACGCCTAAATATGTATTTAATTGGCTGAATAAACGATTTGATTTTGAAGTTGACGGTTGCGCAAATGAGCACAATTCTCTTTGTTTAAGTTGGATTGGAGAGAATAGTCCGCTTGGTAGTGATTTTCTAGACACTAAAACACCTTATCCTTACAAGCATCTGCATTTCTATGTCAATCCGCCTTATTCAGATGTTACACCATTTTTAAAAGCAGCAAACGAACTTAGAAATATAGGGCATACAGTTGTTATGTTGCTCAATAACGATAAATCAACGCAGTGGTATCAAAACCATATTCACAACGTTGCAAATGAAGTGATTGATATTACAGGTGGTCGAATTGCATTTATCAACCCTGTAACAGGAAAAGAAATCAAAGGGAATAGCAAAGGGCAAATGGTCGTAGTCTTTGATCCAACAATGGAAGATTTTGTGATGCGTTCAGTAAGTCTTGATTTTGTCAAGAAAGTAGGTGGTTACGATGGGAAGTAATTACAAATGCCCTAAATGTGGCGCACCTCTTGAGGATTTATGGGATGGCGAACCGGTAAGTGCTTTTGTTGGCGAATGGTCAGAAGATAGATTCCGCTGCAATGGTCATGCAATCCACCCACTGCCATTTCCGATAGCAAACGAAAATTGCGCTATGAATCGCACCAAGTCATGCGGTTATTTTGGGTTAGAAGATTTAGGTGTGGAGTACAAAGAATGAGTTTTGAAGAGCATAACAATCGAAAGAAAGCGAATAAGTTCGCTGAGTACATCACGGGGGAATCTCTTCGCCGATATTTGGCTGGGAAAGTTGAGAAGTACTTAGGTAAAAATCCAAGTGTTTTTGATGGTGCAGCAGGCAGTGGACAGCTTGAGCAATTTATTCAACCAAGTAAGTTTATTGCAGTAGAAATTCAAGCGGAATCATGCGCGGCATTAGCCAATAATTATCCAGATGCTGAAATTCATAATACGAGTTTTTTCTTGTATCAAAGTGAGCCAAAAAGTGATTGTGTTGTAATGAACCCGCCATTCTCACTTAAATTTAAAGAACTTGCCGAAGAAGAAAAGGCCGCTATTCAAGCAGATTTTCCGTGGAAAAAATCAGGTGTACTTGATGATGTTTTTATGCTGAAAGGATTAGCCAATGCGCATCGTTTTGGGTTTTTCATTATGTTTCCCGGTATTGCCTATCGAAACACCGAAAAAACACTCCGTGAAGTTATTGGGAATCAATTAGTCGAGTTGAATTTGATTCAAAACGCCTTTGAAGATACGCCAATTTCAGTGCTTTTCTTGGTGGTTGATAAAACCAAGTCGAATAACAAAACATATCGTGAATTGTATGACTGTGCCACGAATAAAATAATTAACGCTGATGAATGGTTAATTAATTCTGATAAATGGGACACGGTTTCACCGCCAGAGCCGCCAAAAGAAAAAGTAGATCCAATGAAATTAGAGTTGATGTCGCAAGCTCAATTAAAAGATCAGGTGAGAACTCAAGTTAAATTTAGCCGTTTGGTATTTGATTTGGAGCGTTGGCCTAGAAAAGATTTTGAGAAATTTTGCGATGAGCTTTGCGATGTTATCCAACACGAGAAAAAAGAACCAGGGCTACCTCCGTTGGGGATGATGTTATGAGCCAATACAAACCTTTCTTTTTACGCGATCAACGCATTAAAAATAATTGCTTGGATGTAATCAAAGAGCTGCCAACAGACGATAAAAAACCGTTGGTAGTCAAAATCCAACCAATAACGCGAAACCTTGAGCAAAACGCCAAGTTTCACGCTATGTGCCAAGATGTGGCAAATCAGGCGGAATTTATGGGGCGTAAGCTCACAATGGAGCAGTGGAAAGTATTGTTTATTTCTGGTCACGCAATCGCCACAAATCAAAAAGCAGATGTTGTGCCAGGTCTTGAGGGCGAATTTGTGAATATCCGTGAAAGTTCGGCTCAAATGAGCGTGAGCAGAATGGCAAGCCTTATCGAATATGTGACCAGTTGGGGCGTGCAAAATGGTGTGAGATTTAATGATAGATGGAGATTCTAAAATGGACTGGATTATTTACTTTGCTTTGATGTTGATAGTGATGAGCTTACCTTTATTAGCACTTCTTTTGGGGCTAATTTTCCCATTCATTGCTAGATTTTTTAACTGGATATTGGTCGTAAGCACATTGGCATATTTTATCTTGATTGCAGTCGGCATTGGTTACGGCGTGATGAGCTTGGTGGATTAAATGAAATTAAACGATGACGATATTCTAGAGTTAAAAATTGTACTTTGGATTGTGGCGGTTTGGGTAATTTTTCAGATGGTGTTTGGATAATGAGTAATTTGAGAAAAGAAGCGAAAGGGAGAGAGTGTCAAGTGCGGTTGCCTGGTATTTGTAATCATAATCCTGAAACGACCGTATTAGCACATTATCGTATGGCTGGATTAAATGGGGTTGGGATGAAGCCTGATGATATTTTTGGTGCTTGGGCATGCTCATCTTGCCATGATGAATGCGACCGTAGAACTAGAAAAATGGATGCTGAATATGTCCGCCTGGCACACGCTGAAGGTGTGTTACGAACACAGCAAATTTTGCGCAAGGAGGGCAAGTTATGAGTGATTGGCTTGAAATCTGTCTGCCGTACCCACCGAGCGTGAATCATTATTGGAAGCACACAAGGCAAGGTAAGCATTACATATCAAAAGCAGGACGGGAGTTTAAACGTGTTGCTACTGAGGTTTGCTCACAGTTCGATCCATTTGAAAGTGCGGTTGAAATTAAGATGGAAATTTACTTTCCCGATAATCGTCCACGCGACCTTGATAATTTGCCTAAAGGAATTTTTGATAGCTTAGTTGGCGCTGGCTTAATTAAAGATGATAACCGGAAAATTATTCGTAAATATTCGATCGAAGAGAAAGGCGTAGTAAGCAAAGGTAAGTCAATCATTAAAATTAGAGGTATTCATGCGTAAATTTAGCGAGTTATCAGAACTAACGATTGAGCAAGAAGAATTTGTTGACCGTTATATGTATCAATGGGGCTCATGGGTGCGCAGTGGTAGGCTTGATAAACCGCAATTAAATATTATTGCAAAACTAATGCAATCAGTCATTCCTGCAGAGCCAAATGAACCAATTTGCGATGACTCAACAGGAATGATGATTAGCGAAGTTATTGAGAGATTTTTCCTTAAAAACGACCGCACTTTACACTATATCGTATTTTCCTATTATGTTAATAAAAGCACTATTAATCATATAGCGGTTAAACTCCGTGAAAACTGCGGAGAGATAAAAATGCAGCCGTGCGCAGGCAAACCAGATATCCGCACTCCAAGCCTTAAAACGATGATACGGAATGTTGAAAAAGAGCTAAAATTAGCGAAGGCAATAATTCACGAACTTCTTATAACTGGGTTCGTTATTTTGCGAACTGGACGACAAAATGCAAGAAGTATCAAAATTACTTATTGACAAACCTTGTCATCTTGTCCTATCATTTAGATGTACGGTGGTCGCAATGTAAGTAGTGAACACCTAAATTGATTTTTACAGCCCTGATCGGAAACGGTCGGGCTTTTTGTTATCAAACTATAAGGGCGTAGTCTAATGGTAAGACCGCGGTCTCCAAAACCGTTAATTAAGGTTCGAATCCTTACGCCTTTGCCATATCACAAGCTCACGTTAATGCGTGGGCTTTTTTATTGCCCTGAAAATGGGGTGGAGTATGAAAATGTTTAAAGACCCGGGAAATCAAACTTATGTATGGTCAGGGTTTTCTGGTGTACTGGCTTGGTTAGGTGATCAGAATAACCTTATGTTGCTTAGTTTAGCTATTGGTATTTTGACCGCACTTGTTAATGTCTATTCAAAATGTGCCGAAGGGCGAGTGATGAAGAGGGAAGAGGAGCGTAAGGAAGAAATCCATAAGTTGCGCATGGAGCGGTTAAAACGGGGGCTACCTGATGAAATTGACGAGGACTAGAACCACGCTTGGTGCAGCAGGATTTGTCTGTGCAGTATCGAGCATTATTACATTGATGTATGCGCAGTTTGGTGAGGAGCTTATCCTTAGCCCTAAAGGTGCAGAGATTATTGGCAATGCAGAGGGTTGCAGACGAGACCCGTACAAATGCCCATCCGATGTTTTAACTGTTGGTATTGGCTCAACGGCATATAGCGGTCAACCTGTCGATCCAAAACATCGATACACGGATTTAGAGATTGCGGAGCGTTGGAAAAACGATATTCAAGTTGCTGAGAAATGTGTGTTGAATTATGGCAATGGTCGAGCATTACCGCAGTCTGTATTTGATTCTGCAGTTTCGATTACCTTTAATGCAGGTTGTGGCGCTGTTCGTAATTCCACTTTATTCAAACAACTTCGAGCGGGGAACTATCACCAAGCCTGTTACGAATATCCCAAATGGGTATATGCAGGCGGGAAGATATTACCAGGATTAGTCTCTCGTAGAGAAAAAGAGAAAGCATTATGTTTAGCCGATTTGAAACAGCCTTAAAGCTAACCGCACTTTGCTTGATTTTGGGCTTGTGTGGTTGGGCTTGGTATCAATCCCAGAAGATAAGTAGCTTAAAGGCCGAGAACCAAGCACAAGCCCAAACCATTCAGCAACAAGAAGATGCGAACAAGGCATTGAACATTGCACTGCAACAAGAGCGTGATGCGGTAATAGCACAACAGCAACGTAATGATGAAATAGAAAGGATAGCAACAGAAAATGCTGAATCAGTTAAAACAATCATTAAGACACAACCTTGTGCTCACACTCGTTTGCCTCAGTCTGCTCTTGACCGCCTGTACAAATAAGGTCACGACCAAAGCAGAATATATTTACCCACCTCAAGCCTATACTGCACCTTGTGTAAGAACAGCATTTACTGGTGAGACATACGGCGATGTAGTCATACAGCTTGTTAAGGTAACAGCAGAGCGAGATAAGTGCGCAAGCCAAGTAGATAATCTCAATAAGTGGATTAATCAAGCAAAAGGCAGCAAATAAGTTTTATTCAAGTTATTTTAAGGATTTCCTATGTCAGACGTGAAAGGAAAATCCACGTCTGGTCGTGGATTAACGCCTAAACAAGAAAAATTTTGTCAGCTTTATATTGAGCTGGGGAATGCGAGTGAGGCGTATCGGCAAGCGTATAATGCAAAGAATATGACAACTGGAGCAATAAATACGAATGCCAAGAAATTATTAAAAGACACTCCGATCGCACTCCGTATTGAAGAACTACAACAAGCACACCGACAACGCCATAATCTGACTGTAGATAACATCATTGCTGACTTGCAAGAGCTACGTGATATTTGCATGGGGCGTAAATCTGTTGTGCTTACTGATGTTGTCAAAAATGCTCAGGAAGGCTCGGTAAATGCGGTAGATAGCCCAGTGTTTGTTTTTGAACCAACCAGTGCAAACAAAGCCCTTGAGTTGCTTGGTAAGCATTTAGGGATGTTTGCGAATAAAGTTGATGTAACAACCGATGGCAAGCCATTGCCTACCGTGATTAATGTGACATTTAGCGATGAGCCAGCTTAATATTCAATTTCCGACAAAATTCAAACCGCTCTTTGAGTCTATTTGGCGGTTTATTATTTTCTACGGCGGTCGAGGTTCAGGTAAAAGTTTTAGCATTGCGAGAGCATTAATATTGCGAGCTTACCAATCGCCGATTCGAGTTTTGTGTTGCCGTGAGATCCAAAAATCAATTTCCGATTCTGTTATTCAGATGTTGGCAGACCAAATTGAAATGTTAGGACTGCAAGATTTCTTCGATGTTCAGAAAACGCAAATTATCGGGAAAAATGGCTCACGTTTCACTTTTGCAGGGTTAAAAACCAACATCACTTCAATCAAATCAATGACGGGTATTGATGTAGTTTGGGTGGAAGAAGGCGAGAATGTTTCAAAAGAAAGTTGGGATGTATTGATTCCGACTATTCGTGAAGACGGCTCGCAGATTATTGTGAGTTTTAACCCTAAAAATATTCTTGATGACACCTATCAACGTTTTGTGATTCATCCGCCAGAGCGGTGTAAATCTGTTTTAGTAAACTGGCAAGATAATCCATATTTCCCGAAAGAATTAATGGAAGATATGGAGCAGATGCGTGAGCGTGATTACGAGCTTTATCGTCATGTTTATGAAGGCGAGCCTGTAGCTGATTCCGATTTAGCCATCATTAAGCCTGTATGGATTGAATATGCGGTGGATGCGCATCTCAAGCTCGGCTTTACCGCTAAAGGGATGAAGAAGGTTGGCTTTGACGTTGCTGATGAGGGTGTAGATAGTAACGCTAATGCATTTGTTCATGGTTCTGTGGTGCTTGACATTGAGGTTTGGAAGACTGGCGATGTGATTGATTCCGCCAACCGAACAAATCAAAGTGCGGTCAAATTTAAAGCTGATTTGATTATATTCGATAGTATTGGCGTGGGGGCGGGTGTAAAAGCTCACTTTAAACGCTTACCGAAATCATTACAAGTGGAAGGATTTAATGCTGGTGGTGCAGTTGCTTATCCCGAGCGTGAATATATCAAAGGCAAAAAAAATCAAGATATGTTTTCGAACATTAAAGCCCAATCCTGGTGGGCTTTACGTGATAGATTCTATAAAACCTATCGAGCAATAAAGCATGGGGATGTTTATCCTGACGATGAACTGATAAGCCTATCGAGCAAAATCAAAGAGCTTGAGTATCTGAAAGCAGAATTATCACGCCCTCGTGTTGATTATGACAATAACGGGCGGGTAAAAGTAGAAAGCAAAAAGGATATGAAAAAACGCGGCATACCTTCTCCAAATATGGCGGATGCGTTAGTTATGTGTTACGCCCCAACAAAACCTAAATCACTACTGGATTTATAAGATGAATTTTTTAGATGGTATCAAATCACTAGCACTGAAGTTAGGCAGCAAACAAGAGCAAACGTATTATGCTCGTGGGCTGAGTTTAACGGATGACTTAATGCAGATTGAAGCATTATGGCGTGATAACTGGATTGCAAACAAGGTCTGTATTAAACGCTCGGAAGATATGGTGCGTAATTGGCGCGATATTTTTTCCAATGACTTAAAATCTGAACAGCTAGACGAGTTCACTAAGCTCGAGCGCAGATTAAAACTACGTGAGACATTAACTAAAGCGTTGCAATGGTCTAGTCTGTATGGCTCGGTGGGTTTATTGGTTGTAACTGATACTATTAATATCACCTCGCCGTTACAGCCTACAGAGCGATTAAAACAATTAATCATCCTACCTAAATGGAAAATCTCCCCGACAGGGCAACGAGATGATGATGTGTTTTCACCAAACTTTGGTCGATATAGTGAGTATACCATCACTGGCGGCATACAATCTGTTTTAGTGCATCATTCTCGCTTATTAATTATCAATGCCAATGATGCGCCTTTATCTGATAACGATATTTGGGGTGTATCAGACCTTGAAAAGATTATTGATGTGCTTAAACGCTTTGATAGCGCCTCTGCGAATGTGGGCGACCTTATTTTTGAGAGTAAAATCGATATTTTCAAAATTGCAGGGTTGTCTGACAAGATATCTGCAGGCTTAGAAAATGATGTAGCTCACGTTATTTCAGCGGTGCAGTCGATTAAATCGGCGACCAATAGCCTGTTGCTTGATGCGGAAAACGAATATGACCGCAAAGAACTCACATTCAGCGGGTTAAAAGACCTACTAACAGAGTTTCGCAATGCGGTGGCAGGCGCGGCAGATATGCCAGTCACCATTTTGTTTGGGCAATCTGTTTCGGGATTGGCAAGTGGTGATGAGGATATTCAAAACTACCACGAAACAATCCATCGATTACAAGAAACAAGATTGAGACCTGTGTTTGAAGTGCTTGATACATTGCTATGCAATGAATTATTTGGCGGACAGCCTGAAGACTGGTGGTTTGAATTTTTACCATTGACCGTGGTTAAACAAGAACAACAAGTCAATATGCTTAACACCTTTGCTACAGCGACAAATACGTTAATTCAAAATGGCGTAGTAAATGAATATCAAGTGGCAAACGAACTCCGAGAAAGTGGCTTGTTTGCCAATATCTCTGCCGATGACATTGAGGATATGAAAAATGCTGATGAATTTGCCAGAAATTTTGAAGAACCAGAAGGCGAAAACACGCAAGTTCAAGCCAGTGAAGATGAGCAAGAGAACGGAGCTTTGGTATAGACAGCAGCTTAAGCAGTTCGTCAAAACGATGACCGATGATGTAGAAAGAGCCATGCAACAACCGCAAGGCTCTTTTTTTATGGATGATGCAAAAGGGTTCCAAGCAATTAGTGCGAAAGCGCTGATGAAAGTATTAGAAAAGTACGAAAAATCTGACCGCACTTCACAGGCCGAAAATATCGCCAATGGCTTTGTTAGTCGTGGTGATGCACAAAATCATACCGAAGTATCAACCAATCTAAAAAATCAAACTGGCATCGATTTATCTGCCTATTTACGCAATAGTCCGAATATTGTAGAAAGGGTAAATGAATTAACGGTAAGTAACATCCAATTAATCAAATCCATTCGCACGCAATATCTTGATAAGGTGCAAAATGCCGTCATGCAAGCAATGGTTCAGGGGCATTGAATAAAGACTTAGCCGAACAGCTCAAAAAACTAGGGAAAGATGCAGAAAGTCGTGCAATGCTTATTGCTCGAGACCAATCCTCAAAATTAAATGCAGCATTAACTCGAGCACGCCATGAAGAGGTTGGCGTAAAAAAATACATGTGGTCAACATCGGGTGATGAGCGTGTGCGTGCAAGCCATGCTGAAAAGGATGGGCAGATATTCGAATATGCTAATCCGCCTGCCGATACTGGTCACCCTGGTCATGATGTTAATTGTCGATGCGTTCAGATTCCGGTGCTTGATGATATTGTTAAACCT
Encoded here:
- a CDS encoding YdaS family helix-turn-helix protein; the protein is MKNEAIEKAISICGSQVKLSQECGVSQVSVSFWLNGGGINAKYIPRIVKATKGKVTEKQILHSLANLTDN
- a CDS encoding YmfL family putative regulatory protein, translating into MTMKKTIIEMIEKVPGGKSAVAGFLGFSEAELNNRLYQTKGQRFKNEELIALQLEYGCTDFIDELCRLAGGRFVPDVAEDELDKVELANLQLHELSARGLLFAVLETALEDGEITSKEEDKILQALSKHLAATQHSIECAIVLHKK
- a CDS encoding helix-turn-helix domain-containing protein, coding for MENINPNEKTSQTQSAQILKALKNGERLTHLDAEKRFNCLRLGARIYDLKKRGHNIISKMITVPSGKRVAQYWLEAA
- a CDS encoding HNH endonuclease; the protein is MNNAFIFPNFVVDEHLRALSEEELKALVVCYRFNTHPTNENLSNFGLSSDVLDDALEKVGIITEAKAKSLIKEMANEYADAIETLWNWGDGKGGGLLDMIAEELGLVTDRVNSQKKEVGYKKKTISHSLRKRVFERDKYRCVSCGTHLDLTCDHIYPESKGGETTLENLQTMCRSCNSRKGTKVVENAL
- a CDS encoding replication protein P, yielding MNQLTNQSLHQGVSPQAEKFIDTLFDQLCASCPQLLNLTPERLQVVKRQWILGFAENGITKITQVKRGMAEMRAKPNGYLPSVGEFIQACKVQDYHALGLPNEAELYQRYKTFLGYARFNRDEFQYRSKVEFWLLKNLYEKCKKKSEEDTLKTIPKLLTEAAEKVRSNFPFEEIPKMIPVKPSFYDKAKADKARDSLMAMMKGALQ
- a CDS encoding phage N-6-adenine-methyltransferase, encoding MTEQQFDKDTWQTPKYVFNWLNKRFDFEVDGCANEHNSLCLSWIGENSPLGSDFLDTKTPYPYKHLHFYVNPPYSDVTPFLKAANELRNIGHTVVMLLNNDKSTQWYQNHIHNVANEVIDITGGRIAFINPVTGKEIKGNSKGQMVVVFDPTMEDFVMRSVSLDFVKKVGGYDGK
- a CDS encoding N-6 DNA methylase, yielding MSFEEHNNRKKANKFAEYITGESLRRYLAGKVEKYLGKNPSVFDGAAGSGQLEQFIQPSKFIAVEIQAESCAALANNYPDAEIHNTSFFLYQSEPKSDCVVMNPPFSLKFKELAEEEKAAIQADFPWKKSGVLDDVFMLKGLANAHRFGFFIMFPGIAYRNTEKTLREVIGNQLVELNLIQNAFEDTPISVLFLVVDKTKSNNKTYRELYDCATNKIINADEWLINSDKWDTVSPPEPPKEKVDPMKLELMSQAQLKDQVRTQVKFSRLVFDLERWPRKDFEKFCDELCDVIQHEKKEPGLPPLGMML
- a CDS encoding recombination protein NinB, producing MSQYKPFFLRDQRIKNNCLDVIKELPTDDKKPLVVKIQPITRNLEQNAKFHAMCQDVANQAEFMGRKLTMEQWKVLFISGHAIATNQKADVVPGLEGEFVNIRESSAQMSVSRMASLIEYVTSWGVQNGVRFNDRWRF
- a CDS encoding DUF1364 domain-containing protein; translated protein: MSNLRKEAKGRECQVRLPGICNHNPETTVLAHYRMAGLNGVGMKPDDIFGAWACSSCHDECDRRTRKMDAEYVRLAHAEGVLRTQQILRKEGKL
- a CDS encoding RusA family crossover junction endodeoxyribonuclease, which codes for MSDWLEICLPYPPSVNHYWKHTRQGKHYISKAGREFKRVATEVCSQFDPFESAVEIKMEIYFPDNRPRDLDNLPKGIFDSLVGAGLIKDDNRKIIRKYSIEEKGVVSKGKSIIKIRGIHA
- a CDS encoding antiterminator Q family protein, producing the protein MRKFSELSELTIEQEEFVDRYMYQWGSWVRSGRLDKPQLNIIAKLMQSVIPAEPNEPICDDSTGMMISEVIERFFLKNDRTLHYIVFSYYVNKSTINHIAVKLRENCGEIKMQPCAGKPDIRTPSLKTMIRNVEKELKLAKAIIHELLITGFVILRTGRQNARSIKITY
- a CDS encoding lysozyme: MKLTRTRTTLGAAGFVCAVSSIITLMYAQFGEELILSPKGAEIIGNAEGCRRDPYKCPSDVLTVGIGSTAYSGQPVDPKHRYTDLEIAERWKNDIQVAEKCVLNYGNGRALPQSVFDSAVSITFNAGCGAVRNSTLFKQLRAGNYHQACYEYPKWVYAGGKILPGLVSRREKEKALCLADLKQP
- a CDS encoding DUF2570 family protein codes for the protein MFSRFETALKLTALCLILGLCGWAWYQSQKISSLKAENQAQAQTIQQQEDANKALNIALQQERDAVIAQQQRNDEIERIATENAESVKTIIKTQPCAHTRLPQSALDRLYK
- a CDS encoding terminase small subunit, translating into MSDVKGKSTSGRGLTPKQEKFCQLYIELGNASEAYRQAYNAKNMTTGAINTNAKKLLKDTPIALRIEELQQAHRQRHNLTVDNIIADLQELRDICMGRKSVVLTDVVKNAQEGSVNAVDSPVFVFEPTSANKALELLGKHLGMFANKVDVTTDGKPLPTVINVTFSDEPA
- a CDS encoding PBSX family phage terminase large subunit yields the protein MSQLNIQFPTKFKPLFESIWRFIIFYGGRGSGKSFSIARALILRAYQSPIRVLCCREIQKSISDSVIQMLADQIEMLGLQDFFDVQKTQIIGKNGSRFTFAGLKTNITSIKSMTGIDVVWVEEGENVSKESWDVLIPTIREDGSQIIVSFNPKNILDDTYQRFVIHPPERCKSVLVNWQDNPYFPKELMEDMEQMRERDYELYRHVYEGEPVADSDLAIIKPVWIEYAVDAHLKLGFTAKGMKKVGFDVADEGVDSNANAFVHGSVVLDIEVWKTGDVIDSANRTNQSAVKFKADLIIFDSIGVGAGVKAHFKRLPKSLQVEGFNAGGAVAYPEREYIKGKKNQDMFSNIKAQSWWALRDRFYKTYRAIKHGDVYPDDELISLSSKIKELEYLKAELSRPRVDYDNNGRVKVESKKDMKKRGIPSPNMADALVMCYAPTKPKSLLDL